GCTTCAACTTTCCTCAGCTTGAGCTGGGCTTTTGTCCTGGATAAAACTGGGCAGTAGGAAAGGCCGCAGAAGCCTCTTCCCCTACATAGTATGCAAAGACTGGGGTCTATTCTCATGCTACCATCTATCACTCCATGTTATTGATTCTACAATAATTCTTATAACTATACTACTTGCGCACCCCAGTACTCTTCTCTTCAACCTCAGGCAACGTGGCGTAAGCGATGGATGCTGTGACACCTCTTAAAACACTCGAGGCTAGCAGGACGCTTCCCACATCCCCTGTTGAGACCGCTATGATAGTGCCCATCATGGAGGCTAAACTGGAAACAGAGTTTATGGTTAAGCCTAGGAGTGAGAGGTAGGCAGGTCTAACCTCCTTCGGAGGCAGGTAAGCATTGTAGAGAAAGATGGAGAGGTCCAGGGGAGCCCATACGTAGCCGCTGACAGCCTCAATACCTAGGAGGCTTGTAGTGGTGGCAAAATCCTTGTAAAGTATTGGAACCACAGCTGTTGAGGCCATGCCGACTACTGTTACTTTTCTCAAGCCAAACTTAACAATCTCTCTTTTCCAGAAGAACATGCCTACTGATTTTACCGCTAAACTCACCACATTTTTCAACACAACAATTAGCTCGTTACCTCCGATCACGACCATAACGATATAGTCCCAGAACGGGGCTGGAATGTTGACCGAGAAATTAAACAACGATATTACTAGGAGATATCTCCTCAGCCTCTTATCAGTAAAGATGAATTTAACCACTTCTAAATCATCATACAGCCTTGTCATCGATCTCCCGTGATTCACAAATCCCTTCGGATCCTTAATCCTAACCAGGAACAGGGTGGAGACCAGTCCCACAGTGAAAGAAATGGCGTAAAGAAGCTGGTAGGAAACCAGGTAATCAGGTATTAGCGCGAAAGTGGCGAACGAGGTTATGAAGGCCAGGCTTATTGAAACATAGTTCAACTGGTTAACCTTAGAGAAGAAATAAGGAGATTCCTCGACTGGTATGATATCAGCTAACACGTGTGTGGCTGCAACCCCGGCCACTCCTCCCGCAAACTGTGAGAGAAAAGATATTGTTAGAGCAAATGATAAAGAGTACTCTTTTGGGAGAATCAGTGAGAAAATCAGGAGGCTTGGTCCCAGCCTGTTTATAGCTCCGAACAAATTCCACAGCATTTTTCTTCTATGTCGGTAGTGCTCGACGAGAAGTGCAGCAGGAACCTGGCTTACCCCGTACGCGAGTATCCTTACGAATGTGAGTAAACCAAGCTCTGAAACACCGTATGAGAGAAGCCTGATCAGTAGAGCATTGCTCATTCCTATTGAAATATTTACGGCGAAATTGTACGTAGCGGTCTCCGCGAGGTACACTTTCCTGTTTACATCCGTGTCAACTTTGTTCCCAAGCCTCATACGGTGTCACCGCATATCTTAATAATAAATATATACTTTTAAACCATTGTATGAATTTAAAGAAGAAAGTAGAGAGAAGTAAAGAAAAGGAGGAAAAAATTTTGATGAAGGGCTAGGGTTAAATATCTAGTTCATCTAAGATTTGCTTCCTGCTAGCTATTTCCCTCTGCTTCTTGAACAGCCTGGTGCTGAAGTATCTTGCAGCGTAGTCTGGCAATATAGTTACAACCTTGTCTCCCTTCCCAAGCTTGTGCTCCTGGGCTAGCTTAATGGCTGCGACAACGTTTGCTCCGCTACTAATACCTACGGGAAGACCCTGCCTTCTCGCAATAAGCCTTGCCATATTTATTGCCTCATCGCTTGACACCGTTACGAAGTCGTCTAGCAAATGCTTATATCTCATCACAATATCCGGGATGAATCCGTCGCCAACACCCTCGATCTCGTGCCTGCCCCATGGACCAGGCTTGCCCGTCTTGAACCATCCAGCTGCAACTGGGCATTCAGCAGGCTCCGCACCAGCCACGATCACGTCTCTGCACTCCTCTTTGAGTCTTTTAGCAATACCCATTAGCGTCCCGCCTGTCCCAACCTCCGCTACGAAGGCTTTGGGACAGCCTATTTGCTCAAGTATTTCCTTACCCGTTGTCTCGTAGTGTGCTTCAACGTTTGCCTCATCACCCCATTGGTCGAAGAAGTAGTATTTATCAGGGTTTTCCGCGGCAAGCTTCTTAGCAATCTCCAATGCTTTATCAGCATCGCTCTCACCTCCAGGAGTGAAGTAGAAGTCTGCGCCGAACAATCTCATGAGCATGAATCTTTCAGCACTCATTTCTTCTGGGATCACTATTAGCACTTTGAAACCGAGGACGCTTCCAAGCGCTGAGAAGGCTATGCCGGTGTTCCCGGTTGTTGGAACTACAAGGGTCATGCCAGGCTTCAACTCGCCTTTCTCCATCGCTTTCTTAATCATATAGTATGCCATCCTGTCCTTTACACTGCCGGTAGGGTTGGTGAACTCCATCTTAGCCCATATCTCAGGCTGGAATCCCTCCGGCACTACCCTGGATAGTCTTATTATTGGTGTTGCACCAATACATTCTACCATGTCCCTGCATACTTTCATGGTTACAACCTCTGTGGAAGAATATTAGCACTAATGTATAAAAGGATTTCTAACAGCAAGTATAGGATTGAAGAGTATAGTGAATCATGATATTTAATATTTTTTAACCCACCCGGGTATAATATTCTCTCAACGAGAGGTGAGTTCTAATATTCGGACTGTATAGGCCGAAAACCCTTGAAGACGCCTTAGAATTCCTCTCTAAAAACGCGCCAGATGTCAAGCCTCTAGCTGGAGGCACAGAGCTGTTAGTACTGATAAGGGATAAGAAAATCACAACGCCGAAGTACCTGCTAGACCTCTCACCTCTGAAGAAACAACTGTCCTATGTGAAAATCGAGGATGGTAAGGTGAGGATAGGGGCTACGACAACCCTCTACGAGATAAGCAGAACCTTCCTTCACAGCGACGTTAGATTCGCAGGATTCGTTGACACATGGAAGAAGTTCGGAACTCTCGCCATAAGATTCTCTGCCACAATAGGGGGAAACGTGGTTGCTGGAACCCAGTACAGTGATTATGCAACACTTCTCCTAGCATACGATGCAACCGTCAAGGCAGTTAGCAGTAGGGGCGAGCGATCAATCCCTCTGGAAAAATTCATACTTGATAAAAGGATTATTGATCTGCGACCGGATGAGCTGGTGAAAGAAGTAGAGTTCGCTATTCCCCCACAAGGCTCCAGCAGTAGTTTCGTTAAATTCGATAGGCGTGAACTACTAATAGCTGGAATCATAACAGGAGCCTTCTTCCTCGCGTTGGAGGAGGGAAAGATCCGTGATGTTAAAATAGCATTCGACATGGTGAAGGGTAAGAGAGCTCCTGCTAGATCTCACGAGGTTGAAAGCTTCTTGCTAGGTAAAACGTTCTCCGAGGATTTAATCGAGAAAGCGGCTGAAGAGGTCTTGCCAACGTATATGGAGAGAATAACTGATTGGTGGACGACAGCTGAGTATAGATTAGACATGTCGAAGGTTGCTTTGAAAAGAGGCCTTCTCAAGTGTAAAGCCCGG
This region of Thermosphaera aggregans genomic DNA includes:
- a CDS encoding PLP-dependent cysteine synthase family protein, translated to MKVCRDMVECIGATPIIRLSRVVPEGFQPEIWAKMEFTNPTGSVKDRMAYYMIKKAMEKGELKPGMTLVVPTTGNTGIAFSALGSVLGFKVLIVIPEEMSAERFMLMRLFGADFYFTPGGESDADKALEIAKKLAAENPDKYYFFDQWGDEANVEAHYETTGKEILEQIGCPKAFVAEVGTGGTLMGIAKRLKEECRDVIVAGAEPAECPVAAGWFKTGKPGPWGRHEIEGVGDGFIPDIVMRYKHLLDDFVTVSSDEAINMARLIARRQGLPVGISSGANVVAAIKLAQEHKLGKGDKVVTILPDYAARYFSTRLFKKQREIASRKQILDELDI
- a CDS encoding FAD binding domain-containing protein encodes the protein MYRPKTLEDALEFLSKNAPDVKPLAGGTELLVLIRDKKITTPKYLLDLSPLKKQLSYVKIEDGKVRIGATTTLYEISRTFLHSDVRFAGFVDTWKKFGTLAIRFSATIGGNVVAGTQYSDYATLLLAYDATVKAVSSRGERSIPLEKFILDKRIIDLRPDELVKEVEFAIPPQGSSSSFVKFDRRELLIAGIITGAFFLALEEGKIRDVKIAFDMVKGKRAPARSHEVESFLLGKTFSEDLIEKAAEEVLPTYMERITDWWTTAEYRLDMSKVALKRGLLKCKARIEKGVI
- a CDS encoding MFS transporter translates to MRLGNKVDTDVNRKVYLAETATYNFAVNISIGMSNALLIRLLSYGVSELGLLTFVRILAYGVSQVPAALLVEHYRHRRKMLWNLFGAINRLGPSLLIFSLILPKEYSLSFALTISFLSQFAGGVAGVAATHVLADIIPVEESPYFFSKVNQLNYVSISLAFITSFATFALIPDYLVSYQLLYAISFTVGLVSTLFLVRIKDPKGFVNHGRSMTRLYDDLEVVKFIFTDKRLRRYLLVISLFNFSVNIPAPFWDYIVMVVIGGNELIVVLKNVVSLAVKSVGMFFWKREIVKFGLRKVTVVGMASTAVVPILYKDFATTTSLLGIEAVSGYVWAPLDLSIFLYNAYLPPKEVRPAYLSLLGLTINSVSSLASMMGTIIAVSTGDVGSVLLASSVLRGVTASIAYATLPEVEEKSTGVRK